One window of Trifolium pratense cultivar HEN17-A07 linkage group LG5, ARS_RC_1.1, whole genome shotgun sequence genomic DNA carries:
- the LOC123886354 gene encoding uncharacterized protein LOC123886354, with translation MELWESRLLSVADVICERLACGLHLPLDSFICRRFNPLVSTGMNLEGEKEGKILEIPHWDYNLLSVQAGHKYVGLNLWSKKDRKVEINIPAGHLAIIAGKQLEQLSGGKIIAPKHESVLSKNIMKELEKHKDKEHRNISSWRITSTLFTQQA, from the exons ATGGAGCTATGGGAAAGCAGGCTTCTTTCTGTTGCTGATGTCATTTGTGAGCGGCTGGCATGCGGGTTGCATCTTCCCCTTGATTCATTCATATGTCGG CGATTTAATCCACTGGTTTCTACTGGGATGAATCTTGAAGGAGAAAAAGAGggcaaaattttggaaattccACACTGGGATTATAATCTTCTTAGTGTCCAAGCAGGCCACAAATATGTGGGACTCAACCTTTGGTCCAAAAAGGACCGAAAGGTTGAGATCAACATACCTGCGGGCCATCTAGCCATCATTGCTGGCAAACAACTTGAACAACTCTCAGGAGGTAAGATAATTGCTCCCAAACATGAATCTGTGCTGAGCAAGAACATCATGAAAGAGTTAGAGAAACATAAAGATAAAGAACATCGCAACATTAGTTCGTGGAGGATTACCTCCACCTTGTTTACACAACAAGCTTGA
- the LOC123882951 gene encoding uncharacterized protein LOC123882951, whose amino-acid sequence MELWESRLLSVADVICERLACGLHLPLDSFRCRRFNPLVSTGMNLEGEKEGKILEIPHWDYNLLSVQEGHKYVGLNLWSKKDQKVEINIHAGHLAIIAGKQLEQLLGGKIIAPKHESVLSKNIMKELEKHKDKEHRNISSWRITSTLFTQQA is encoded by the exons ATGGAGCTATGGGAAAGCAGGCTTCTTTCTGTTGCTGATGTCATTTGTGAGCGGCTGGCATGCGGGTTGCATCTTCCCCTTGATTCATTCAGATGTCGG CGATTTAATCCACTGGTTTCTACTGGGATGAATCTTGAAGGAGAAAAAGAGggcaaaattttggaaattccACACTGGGATTATAATCTTCTTAGTGTCCAAGAAGGCCACAAATATGTGGGACTCAACCTTTGGTCCAAAAAGGACCAAAAGGTTGAGATCAACATACATGCGGGCCATCTAGCCATCATTGCTGGCAAACAACTTGAACAACTCTTAGGAGGTAAGATAATTGCTCCCAAACATGAATCTGTGCTGAGCAAGAACATCATGAAAGAGTTAGAGAAACATAAAGATAAAGAACATCGCAACATTAGTTCGTGGAGGATTACCTCCACCTTGTTTACACAACAAGCTTGA
- the LOC123886352 gene encoding uncharacterized protein LOC123886352 has product MELWESRLLSVADVICERLACGLHLPLDSFICRRFNPLVSTGMNLEGEKEGKILEIPHWDYNLLSVQAGHKYVGLNLWSKKDQKVEINIPAGHLAIIAGKQLEQLSGGKIIAPKHESVLSKNIMKELEKHKDKEHRNISSWRITSTLFTQQA; this is encoded by the exons ATGGAGCTATGGGAAAGCAGGCTTCTTTCTGTTGCTGATGTCATTTGTGAGCGGCTGGCATGCGGGTTGCATCTTCCCCTTGATTCATTCATATGTCGG CGATTTAATCCACTGGTTTCTACTGGGATGAATCTTGAAGGAGAAAAAGAGggcaaaattttggaaattccACACTGGGATTATAATCTTCTTAGTGTCCAAGCAGGCCACAAATATGTGGGACTCAACCTTTGGTCCAAAAAGGACCAAAAGGTTGAGATCAACATACCTGCGGGCCATCTAGCCATCATTGCTGGCAAACAACTTGAACAACTCTCAGGAGGTAAGATAATTGCTCCCAAACATGAATCTGTGCTGAGCAAGAACATCATGAAAGAGTTAGAGAAACATAAAGATAAAGAACATCGCAACATTAGTTCGTGGAGGATTACCTCCACCTTGTTTACACAACAAGCTTGA